Proteins from a single region of Gasterosteus aculeatus chromosome Y, fGasAcu3.hap1.1, whole genome shotgun sequence:
- the LOC120809573 gene encoding PSME3-interacting protein isoform X1, which yields MEAGAVTGVDLSRKFVSESELDEKRKKRQEEWDKVRKPDDPEEAPEEVYDSRSLFERLQEQKDKKQEEYDEQFKFRNMVRGLDEEETSFLDEVSRQQCLVEKQRRDEEKQELLEYRCHSAVVKQVATREPEKKVASKPSAAEQKTSHLSQAHLLAGAVKRRSSSQSSDSNKKQKVEISKTAGNGDRHTEQEDGAGAAGGAKDPQTAPCLTAKTTSDPPSAGQGVLHLPSAAVCVGVLPGLWVYSASSDSDSSSDSEGSVDAIMLPYPRNSRAYR from the exons ATGGAAGCAGGAGCTGTAACGGGCGTCGACCTCAGCAGGAAGTTCGTGTCGGAATCGGAGCTTgatgagaagaggaagaagagacaggAGGAATGGGACAAAGTGAGGAAACCTGACGACCCAGAGG AGGCCCCAGAGGAGGTGTATGACTCACGTTCCCTCTTTGAGCGATTGCAGGAGCAGAAAGACAAGAAACAGGAGGAATACGATGAGCAATTTAAATTCA gAAACATGGTTAGGGgattggacgaggaggagaCCAGCTTCCTGGACGAGGTCTCCCGGCAACAGTGCCTGGTGGAGAAGCAACGCAGAGATGAGGAGAAACAGGAACTGTTGGAATACAGA TGTCACAGCGCTGTGGTGAAGCAGGTGGCCACCAGAGAGCCTGAAAAGAAGGTGGCATCCAAACCTTCGGCAGCGGAGCAAAAGACCAGCCATCTGTCTCAGGCCCATTTATTGGCCGGAGCTGTCAAGAGACGCAG TTCCTCCCAGTCTTCAGACAGCAATAAGAAACAGAAGGTGGAAATCTCAAAAACAGCAGGAaatggagacagacacacag AACAGGAGGATGGAGCaggcgctgcaggaggagctaAAGATCCACAAACCGCCCCCTGCTTGACGGCGAAGACCACCTCGGATCCCCCGAGCGCCGGCCAAGGCGTGTTACACCTGCCGTCGGCAGCCGTGTGCGTGGGCGTCTTACCGGGACTCTGGGTTTATTCCGCCAGCAGCGACTCGGACAGCAGCTCGGACAGCGAAGGTAGCGTGGACGCAATCATGTTGCCGTATCCCCGGAACAGCAGGGCCTACAGATAG
- the LOC120809573 gene encoding PSME3-interacting protein isoform X2, which produces MEAGAVTGVDLSRKFVSESELDEKRKKRQEEWDKVRKPDDPEEAPEEVYDSRSLFERLQEQKDKKQEEYDEQFKFRNMVRGLDEEETSFLDEVSRQQCLVEKQRRDEEKQELLEYRCHSAVVKQVATREPEKKVASKPSAAEQKTSHLSQAHLLAGAVKRRSSSQSSDSNKKQKVEISKTAGNGDRHTEQEDGAGAAGGAKDPQTAPCLTAKTTSDPPSAGQGVLHLPSAAVCVGVLPGLWVYSASSDSDSSSDSEV; this is translated from the exons ATGGAAGCAGGAGCTGTAACGGGCGTCGACCTCAGCAGGAAGTTCGTGTCGGAATCGGAGCTTgatgagaagaggaagaagagacaggAGGAATGGGACAAAGTGAGGAAACCTGACGACCCAGAGG AGGCCCCAGAGGAGGTGTATGACTCACGTTCCCTCTTTGAGCGATTGCAGGAGCAGAAAGACAAGAAACAGGAGGAATACGATGAGCAATTTAAATTCA gAAACATGGTTAGGGgattggacgaggaggagaCCAGCTTCCTGGACGAGGTCTCCCGGCAACAGTGCCTGGTGGAGAAGCAACGCAGAGATGAGGAGAAACAGGAACTGTTGGAATACAGA TGTCACAGCGCTGTGGTGAAGCAGGTGGCCACCAGAGAGCCTGAAAAGAAGGTGGCATCCAAACCTTCGGCAGCGGAGCAAAAGACCAGCCATCTGTCTCAGGCCCATTTATTGGCCGGAGCTGTCAAGAGACGCAG TTCCTCCCAGTCTTCAGACAGCAATAAGAAACAGAAGGTGGAAATCTCAAAAACAGCAGGAaatggagacagacacacag AACAGGAGGATGGAGCaggcgctgcaggaggagctaAAGATCCACAAACCGCCCCCTGCTTGACGGCGAAGACCACCTCGGATCCCCCGAGCGCCGGCCAAGGCGTGTTACACCTGCCGTCGGCAGCCGTGTGCGTGGGCGTCTTACCGGGACTCTGGGTTTATTCCGCCAGCAGCGACTCGGACAGCAGCTCGGACAGCGAAG TTTAA